One Bombus pyrosoma isolate SC7728 linkage group LG7, ASM1482585v1, whole genome shotgun sequence genomic window carries:
- the LOC122569174 gene encoding uncharacterized protein LOC122569174, which yields MNQFRSLVRNKTPNIRIQDQMQDQVRTLDRNFTRNQFNGTTQNNAVPNMYGTYNRAQSRQENKSTVATLSQVQGSDPNLYAVTEL from the coding sequence ATGAATCAGTTTCGATCCCTGGTACGAAACAAGACGCCAAACATTCGGATTCAAGACCAAATGCAAGATCAGGTGCGAACATTAGATAGAAATTTCACTAGGAATCAGTTCAACGGTACGACGCAAAACAATGCTGTACCAAATATGTACGGAACGTACAATCGAGCGCAATCGAGGCAAGAAAACAAATCAACGGTGGCGACGTTGAGTCAAGTACAGGGTAGCGATCCCAATTTGTACGCCGTAACggagttataa
- the LOC122569163 gene encoding protein tweety isoform X1, producing MAGGQQLPEQYTVPQLARVFHSLPHLNVSLHSVNNTFNPHSEIYLESLGILGSIPAAWLILTLLVLLVYLVTRCCDRKPRPRRSITLLKCSLAILALLCSGAVAVGLYGNDDVHNGLVQLVAAAKNVDGILMGVRNQTDTIETTLKKKVQLQLTALGDDFDAPVSNKTMLGLLLAALQSMKQNTNIAVNRSFEIRKPLSGISLAGAIGMGEKIEQLRWPVTMAVLSALLVLCVVLVVGVARHSRCVLITFSVFGLFAVIVSWLMASLYLATSVALGDLCVSPDGYLTRAVPATLASEVLSYYTHCENTRNNPFSQRLNDGQIAANNMRDNMSTVTRLALELFKEQQLQPKLTSLSIDVNTVNKLMSGLTTLLDCKPLHKQYVHAAKSLCHLGLYGLTFMLLASLAAGLFFTVLVWVDSHTWIYIRKRRDYHQVDEQDPYLPPSAASQAIAARTLRGQGSYPPTAPSVFYPNAHGTQNTIKQPLLLTPPPPSYATATARARQLHESMLKGGGINGSGGGGDHKSSQHNQQSTGGRAEHRSGLGDQPGQYATLSKQCKTLESSDFY from the exons AGTCTCGGGATACTTGGAAGTATCCCTGCAGCCTGGTTAATCCTGACGTTGCTGGTGCTCCTGGTTTACCTGGTAACGAGATGCTGCGACCGGAAGCCGCGCCCCAGGAGGTCGATAACCCTGCTGAAATGCTCGCTGGCCATCCTGGCGTTGCTTTGCAGCGGAGCTGTTGCCGTCGGCCTCTACGGTAACGACGACGTGCACAACGGTTTGGTGCAATTGGTGGCCGCCGCAAAGAACGTCGATGGTATTCTCATGGGTGTACGGAATCAG ACCGACACCATCGAGACGACATTGAAGAAGAAGGTGCAGCTACAGTTGACTGCCTTGGGGGACGATTTCGATGCCCCCGTCAGCAATAAAACCATGCTCGGTCTGCTGTTGGCCGCTCTGCAGAGCATGAAGCAAAACACGAACATCGCCGTGAACCGGAGCTTCGAAATTCGAAAACCGTTGAGCGGAATCAGCTTGGCTGGCGCGATCGGGATGGGAGAGAAGATAGAGCAATTAAGGTGGCCCGTCACCATGGCCGTTCTCAGCGCGCTACTCGTCCTCTGTGTGGTACTGGTCGTCGGAGTTGCGCGACATTCCAGATGCGTTCTCATAAC ATTTTCCGTGTTTGGATTATTTGCGGTGATAGTCTCGTGGTTGATGGCTTCGCTGTATCTCGCAACTTCAGTGGCCTTAGGTGATCTCTGCGTGTCCCCAGACGGTTACCTAACCAGAGCGGTACCGGCCACTCTAGCCTCTGAGGTTCTTTCGTATTACACGCATTGTGAGAACACGCGCAATAATCCATTCAGCCAGAGATTAAACGACGGTCAAATCGCGGCAAACAACATGAGAGACAACATGAGTACCGTGACCAGGTTGGCACTGGAGCTATTCAAGGAACAACAGTTGCAGCCGAAATTGACCAGCCTTTCGATCGACGTGAACACCGTAAACAAGCTCATGTCGGGATTAACGACGTTACTTGATTGCAAGCCTCTTCACAAACAATACGTTCATGCTGCCAAGAGCTTATGTCATTTAGGATT ATACGGACTAACTTTCATGCTGTTGGCGAGCTTAGCCGCGGGACTGTTCTTCACAGTGCTAGTTTGGGTAGACTCTCACACTTGGATCTATATTCGAAAGCG AAGAGATTACCATCAAGTCGATGAGCAGGACCCGTATCTACCGCCATCGGCAGCTTCGCAGGCGATAGCAGCGCGGACCCTTCGAGGCCAAGGGTCGTACCCGCCTACAGCCCCTTCTGTATTTTATCCGAATGCTCATGGCACTCAAAATACCATTAAGCAGCCTCTCTTGCTAACGCCGCCCCCGCCGTCCTACGCTACTGCGACTGCTCGAGCACGTCAGCTGCACGAGAGCATGCTAAA AGGTGGGGGTATTAACGGGAGCGGAGGAGGCGGGGATCACAAATCGTCTCAGCATAATCAGCAATCGACAGGTGGACGAGCTGAGCACCGTTCTGGGCTCGGAGATCAACCTGGCCAGTACGCGACTTTGAGCAAACAGTGCAAGACCCTCGAGTCCAGTGACTTTTACTGA
- the LOC122569163 gene encoding protein tweety isoform X2 produces the protein MAGGQQLPEQYTVPQLARVFHSLPHLNVSLHSVNNTFNPHSEIYLESLGILGSIPAAWLILTLLVLLVYLVTRCCDRKPRPRRSITLLKCSLAILALLCSGAVAVGLYGNDDVHNGLVQLVAAAKNVDGILMGVRNQTDTIETTLKKKVQLQLTALGDDFDAPVSNKTMLGLLLAALQSMKQNTNIAVNRSFEIRKPLSGISLAGAIGMGEKIEQLRWPVTMAVLSALLVLCVVLVVGVARHSRCVLITFSVFGLFAVIVSWLMASLYLATSVALGDLCVSPDGYLTRAVPATLASEVLSYYTHCENTRNNPFSQRLNDGQIAANNMRDNMSTVTRLALELFKEQQLQPKLTSLSIDVNTVNKLMSGLTTLLDCKPLHKQYVHAAKSLCHLGLYGLTFMLLASLAAGLFFTVLVWVDSHTWIYIRKRDYHQVDEQDPYLPPSAASQAIAARTLRGQGSYPPTAPSVFYPNAHGTQNTIKQPLLLTPPPPSYATATARARQLHESMLKGGGINGSGGGGDHKSSQHNQQSTGGRAEHRSGLGDQPGQYATLSKQCKTLESSDFY, from the exons AGTCTCGGGATACTTGGAAGTATCCCTGCAGCCTGGTTAATCCTGACGTTGCTGGTGCTCCTGGTTTACCTGGTAACGAGATGCTGCGACCGGAAGCCGCGCCCCAGGAGGTCGATAACCCTGCTGAAATGCTCGCTGGCCATCCTGGCGTTGCTTTGCAGCGGAGCTGTTGCCGTCGGCCTCTACGGTAACGACGACGTGCACAACGGTTTGGTGCAATTGGTGGCCGCCGCAAAGAACGTCGATGGTATTCTCATGGGTGTACGGAATCAG ACCGACACCATCGAGACGACATTGAAGAAGAAGGTGCAGCTACAGTTGACTGCCTTGGGGGACGATTTCGATGCCCCCGTCAGCAATAAAACCATGCTCGGTCTGCTGTTGGCCGCTCTGCAGAGCATGAAGCAAAACACGAACATCGCCGTGAACCGGAGCTTCGAAATTCGAAAACCGTTGAGCGGAATCAGCTTGGCTGGCGCGATCGGGATGGGAGAGAAGATAGAGCAATTAAGGTGGCCCGTCACCATGGCCGTTCTCAGCGCGCTACTCGTCCTCTGTGTGGTACTGGTCGTCGGAGTTGCGCGACATTCCAGATGCGTTCTCATAAC ATTTTCCGTGTTTGGATTATTTGCGGTGATAGTCTCGTGGTTGATGGCTTCGCTGTATCTCGCAACTTCAGTGGCCTTAGGTGATCTCTGCGTGTCCCCAGACGGTTACCTAACCAGAGCGGTACCGGCCACTCTAGCCTCTGAGGTTCTTTCGTATTACACGCATTGTGAGAACACGCGCAATAATCCATTCAGCCAGAGATTAAACGACGGTCAAATCGCGGCAAACAACATGAGAGACAACATGAGTACCGTGACCAGGTTGGCACTGGAGCTATTCAAGGAACAACAGTTGCAGCCGAAATTGACCAGCCTTTCGATCGACGTGAACACCGTAAACAAGCTCATGTCGGGATTAACGACGTTACTTGATTGCAAGCCTCTTCACAAACAATACGTTCATGCTGCCAAGAGCTTATGTCATTTAGGATT ATACGGACTAACTTTCATGCTGTTGGCGAGCTTAGCCGCGGGACTGTTCTTCACAGTGCTAGTTTGGGTAGACTCTCACACTTGGATCTATATTCGAAAGCG AGATTACCATCAAGTCGATGAGCAGGACCCGTATCTACCGCCATCGGCAGCTTCGCAGGCGATAGCAGCGCGGACCCTTCGAGGCCAAGGGTCGTACCCGCCTACAGCCCCTTCTGTATTTTATCCGAATGCTCATGGCACTCAAAATACCATTAAGCAGCCTCTCTTGCTAACGCCGCCCCCGCCGTCCTACGCTACTGCGACTGCTCGAGCACGTCAGCTGCACGAGAGCATGCTAAA AGGTGGGGGTATTAACGGGAGCGGAGGAGGCGGGGATCACAAATCGTCTCAGCATAATCAGCAATCGACAGGTGGACGAGCTGAGCACCGTTCTGGGCTCGGAGATCAACCTGGCCAGTACGCGACTTTGAGCAAACAGTGCAAGACCCTCGAGTCCAGTGACTTTTACTGA